A stretch of Suncus etruscus isolate mSunEtr1 chromosome 9, mSunEtr1.pri.cur, whole genome shotgun sequence DNA encodes these proteins:
- the TMEM258 gene encoding transmembrane protein 258, translated as MHLFKGSLPLPTARAVALADVFLGGGGVVVSPVPGKMELEAMSRYTSPVNPAVFPHLTVVLLAIGMFFTAWFFVYEVTSTKYTRDIYKELLISLVASLFMGFGVLFLLLWVGIYV; from the exons ATGCACCTCTTCAAAGGTTCACTTCCTCTTCCGactgccagagcagtggctcttGCCGACGTGTTCCTCGGTGGTGGCGGAGTCGTGGTTTCCCCTGTGCCAGGCAAAATG GAGCTCGAGGCCATGAGCAGATACACCAGCCCGGTGAACCCCGCCGTCTTCCCCCATCTGACCGTGGTGCTGCTGGCCATCGGCATGTTCTTCACTGCCTGGTTCTTCGT ATATGAGGTCACCTCCACCAAGTACACGCGGGACATCTATAAGGAGCTGCTTATCTCTTTGGTGGCCTCCCTCTTTATGGGCTTCGGCGTCCTCTTCCTGCTGCTCTGGGTCGGCATCTATGTATGA